CAGGTGTTAATTGATGAATGTAATCATACAATGCCAAACTGTCTTCTAAACCTGGTGTATCATAAAAAATAATGGTATTTTGGCTATCGACAGGTAAGGTAATTGATTCGACATGTCTTGTTGTACCTGGCTTATCTGATACATCACCAAAATTACTATTACGAATTAAAGTGCGTAATAATGATGTTTTTCCAACATTTGCATGCCCAACCACAGCTAATTTCAATGTTGTTAACATGTTAAAATTCCTCGCCTAACCACGTTGGTAAAGCTGATTGTAACGATAACGCTTGCCAATTATTAAATTGTTTACCTTGATTGATAAACCATACCCGACTTTGTTGCGATTTGCTGATCAGTTGATTGATTAGATTTAACATACCCCGATCCGGTGCCCTATCGGTATCAATCGCGATTAATAACTTTTTGGCAGGTGTTAATTGTAAATAGTCAAGAATTTTTCGACGTTGTTCACGTGTATTTAAAAAACCTAAAAAACTCACCGAAGTTGGTGGATTCCAATCTTCTTGCATATCAATTGCTACTAAGAAAGTGCCTACACCCTCTTTAGCCAAATGCGGAATTGATTGTTTAAATTTAACGTTATCTTTCTTGTCTTCATCTTCAACATTAAACAATACAGATTGTAGATCATTTGCTAATAATTGATAATCGGGATGTTGGATATTGAATTCAATTTGTCGACAACTTATTAACCAATTAATCCCACAAATTATCATACATAAAAATCGAATCGCTAAACCATAAACGATGAAAACACCGAGTAACCAAATTGCCCAAGTAGAACGTATTTCTCCAGCATTTAAGGCGTGTTCGCTTAATCTGATAATATCATCATCAGGAATTATAAACCCGAGTTTAGAGGGTAACCAACCTAAATAATGAGTTAGGCTAATAATTGTATCTGAGCTAAGTAATGTTGTTTTCCATTCAAAACTATAGTGTTTTGTTGAAAATAAGGCAATAAGCACTATTAAGGCACTACTTAAAATTACTGTCCAAAATAGATTAAGTACAAATCCAATTAGCCAACGGATACGGCCACCGAATAACTCAATAAAAGCAGGAATAAGTTGTTGTACAGTCTTTTTTTGAGAGAACTTTTTTGCTAACCATAACCAGCAATAAACTAAAAAGCTACCACCTAAATTAGTAAAAAGAAAAGATGATACTAACCAAATAAATAAAGTGATTAAATGAAGACCTAGTAAACTAAAAAGTGCCCAATACAAATTAATTGGATTTTGGCTTAAAGTACTAAAAGCCAATGATGTACCACAAATAATAGATAAAAAAATGAATACTAAAAAAGAGAGATTTATTGCTTTTAATAAATTTCTTTGCGCTGCATACAAACCATTTTGTTTTGATAGCATGACAGCTCGCATGACGATACGATCAACTAGTGACGTTTGAATCACCCTTACTTGTCGATTAATATCTTGATCTGCAAATCGCCCAGATTCTTTTTCAATTAGATGAATAGTCTGAGCAATCCACAGCGATCTTAACTCTTCTCGCATTATAGTTAATTTTCACAATTATATTAATGAAATATAAAACAATCGCAAGATAAGCCGCGTTTATAAATAGTGTGATTTATTGTGTGATTTCACCTATTTTGGTTAATAAAGTTTGGATACGTTGCTGCCAAACTTGCTGATCTTGTTTAAGTTTTTCATTTTCTTCGCGTAATGCTTTCATTTCATCTGAACTATCATTGATCAACTGTTCTAATTCTTGATTACCGTGCTTTAACGTCGCAATTTCGTTTTGCAATGTGGTAATAGTATTAACGGTATGCTGAATTTTATTTTCTAACTGATTTAATATTTCTAATGTCATATTTTTCCTCAAGCTCATATTATTTGATGTATAATATTGACCATTATAACGAATTCATTCTGAAATCAACACCTTTTTAAAACTTATGTAGGAGAAAATTATGCGAAAACCTCTCGTTATGGGTAACTGGAAACTCAATGGTAGTATTGATATGGCTAAAAATTTAGTTGAGGGTTTAAGAAAAGAACTATCGACAGAAGCAGCGTGTGATATTGCTATTGCTCCACCAGTAGTTTATTTAGACTTTGTCAAACATCAATTAGGTGGTTCTAATATTATTTTAGGTGCCCAAGATGTAGATGTTAACTTATCTGGTGCTTATACAGGTGAAGTATCAGCAACAATGTTAAAGGAAGTCGGTGTAACTCATGTAATTATCGGCCATTCAGAACGTCGTACTTACCACAAAGAATCAGATGAGTTTATTGCCAAAAAATTTGGTATATTGAAAGAGTCTGGTTTAGTACCTGTTCTTTGTATCGGTGAAACTGAAGCTGAAAATGAAGCTGGTCAAACTCAATCAGTGTGTGCGCGCCAAATTGATGCTGTTATAAATACGTTAGGAGTTGAAGCATTTAACGGTGCAGTAATTGCATATGAGCCGGTTTGGGCTATCGGTACTGGCAAATCTGCGACTCCAGCTCAAGCTCAAGCTGTTCATAAATTCATCCGTGATCATATTGCAAAACAAGATGCAAAAGTTGCAGAACAAGTAATTATTCAATATGGCGGTTCAGTAAATGATAAAAATGCAGCAGAATTATTTACTCAACCTGATATTGATGGTGCTTTAGTAGGTGGCGCATCACTTAAAGTAGATGCTTTTACAGCAATTGTTCGAGCGGCAGAACAAGCTAAAAAATAAAACAATGACGCCTGAAAAGGCGTCTATTTTTAAGGAAAAATTTAAAATGATACAGTAATAAAAAATTATTTTGCTTGGATGCTATAACGTGAAGGCCAAATAGTTTCAACAGAAACTTGTAAATATTCAGCAATGATTCGTTCATATTTAGGGCAATGTCTGTATAAAGCATTTCTCAAAGTATCAGCTTGTAAGCCACTTGATCTTGATAGTGCTCTTAAATTTCCACCTCTAATTTTAATTTCACCGACAACTCTTGATGGTGACCAATCTTGATCTTGTTCGCTCATTATGAGATCCTCTTAAGGTTAATTCTTTACTATTGTAATGATTATCGGCATTACAATAATTTAATGGTAAAATGTTACCACAAAAAGGATAACACATAAAAAAACGAAACAAAACTATAAAAACAAAAAAAATTCATAAAATGGAATAAAAAATGAAAGAAAATAATTTTAAAACGCTAAATGAGCAAGAAAAAACGAGTATTTTGACAAAAACAGGCGTAATAAATTTTAAAAATAGATTAACTTTATTATTAGAAGGACTATCCGGTAACGCTTTTGCCAAAAAAGTTGGCATGTCAGAAGCTGTAATTCGAGATTATTTATCAGGTAAAACCTACCCATCTTTAAATCGATTAGCTATTATTGCTCAAAAATGCGATGTACCTATTGAGTGGTTAGCGACAGGAAAAGGAGATTGTCGTTTGCTTACTGATCCTATAGGTACAGAATCAATTCGTATTCCTTTTCATGACTTGAATAAAAACGTTAATCCATTGTCACGAATTGAATCTATACCTTTTGAAATAAACTTAATAAAAAATCAAGGTTGTAAAAGTGAGGATTTAACTGCAATTTGGGCAAAAGGTGACAGTATGGATCCGACTATATCCAACCATGATATTTTGATCATTAATAAAGCATATTGCAAACCGATTGATGGTTATCTTTATGCTGTACAATATGATGATCAAATTTGTGTTAAACGAATTCAAAATCAGGGGACTAACTTAGCTTTGTTATGTGATAATTCTAAGTATCCAACAATTTTAATCGATAAAAATTCACCACAAAATTTAGAAATTATTGGACATGTCATCTATTTATTGAAAGATTTTTAGTAAAATACCTTCATATAATATTTTAATAACTCTGTCGCTAATTATACGTCTGAGTTATTAAAAGAATTATTAACTCGTTTTTTTCCGTTCTTATAAACTTTAAAATAAGTTTAAAAAATGTAAAAAAGTTTGAGGTTAACCCTATGTTTTAGTCAATACAGCCACAATATAAGGTATAACTTTATGCTTTTTTATTGGGGTATGATAAAATTATCAAAATTGTTAAGCCTATTATTTTGTTATTATGTCAAATGTAAATACCCCCAAAAAAGTTGTTGTCGGGATGTCTGGCGGCGTTGACTCATCTGTATCAGCTTATCTATTACAACAACAAGGTTATCATGTTGTTGGCTTATTTATGAAAAATTGGGAAGAAGATGATACCGAAGAGTATTGTTCAGCATCGGTTGATTTAGCCGATGCTCAAGCCGTCTGTGATAAATTGAATATCAAATTACACACTATCAATTTTGCAGCTGAATATTGGGATAATGTTTTTGAACATTTTTTATCTGAATATAAAGCCGGTCGCACGCCAAATCCAGATATTTTATGTAATAAAGAGATCAAATTTAAAGCCTTTCTTGAATATGCAGCAGAAGATCTTGGTGCAGACTATATTGCAACTGGTCATTATGTGCGCAAACGAGAAAGTAATGGCAAATTTGAATTATTGCGCGGAGTGGATAACAATAAAGACCAAAGTTATTTTCTTTACACGCTAAGTGAAGCCCAAATTAAACAAAGTTTATTTCCAGTGGGAGAACTTGAGAAACCGAAAGTGCGTGAAATAGCCCAACAATTAGATTTAGCAACGGCGGCTAAAAAAGATTCTACAGGTATCTGTTTTATTGGTGAACGAAAATTTAGTGACTTTTTAGCGCGCTATTTACCTGCAAAAGCAGGCTCAATTCGTACTGTAGATGGTGAAATAATTGGAAAGCACCAAGGGCTTATGTATCATACATTAGGACAACGTAAAGGCTTAGGGATTGGTGGTTTAAAGCAAGCTGATGATACTCCTTGGTATGTTGTAGACAAAGATTTACAAAATAATGAATTGATTGTTGCGCAAGGACATGACCATCCTGCATTATTTTCTGATGGATTAATTGCTAGCCAATTACATTGGGTTGATCGTAAAGTTGTTAGTAAACCTTTTACATGCACCGTTAAAACACGTTATCGCCAAGAAGATATCGCTTGCCAAGTTAATCCTTTATCAGAAGATAAAATTGAGGTGATATTTACACATCCTGTTGCTGCAGTAACACCTGGACAATCAGCCGTCTTTTATCAAGAAGAAGTGTGTCTTGGTGGCGGTATCATTGAAGAGCGAATTATTGGTAGACAGGAGTTATAGAATGGACGGCAAATATCATCATATTGCTATTGCACTTGCAGGAATTGTGCAAAGTGCATTATTAATTCCGCAATTAGCTAATTCAGGAATCTGCAATACTACATTATACGAACGCTCGGTAAAAAGTGTGTTTATAACCTCACCCAAAACGACATTAGATGTTTATGGCGGTCTACACAACATTAAAATTGGGTTACAAACACTTATTGAGCTATTATCATCTGGACAAAAAGAACAGATGGAAATAATGCGTTATGTTTTTAGTTCCCTAAATATTACCAGTAAATTACTAAAAAATAATGATTCACTAAGCAAGATAGATCAACGATTAAAACACATTACCAGTCTTTATCCTGATTTAAATGATGAAACAATTGGTAATAATATTGAAGATTTATCCTATTCATTAGCTGGAATTTATTCTGATATTGTCAGCCCTATATCCACCAAAATACAGATAACGGGTAAAGCCAAATTTTTACAAAATGCTTTTATTCAGGCTAAAGTCAGAACTGCTCTTTTGGGCTGTATTCGTTCTACCATTTTATGGTATCAAGTCGGTGGTGGTCGTCTACAATTTTTGTTTCAGCGCAAACGCATTTGTGATGCAGCTCAACAGTTATTACAAACAATTGATACAGCTTATTAACGTATATCTTATATTTGATATTTCAAAATTGTAACGGAGTTAAACCGATGGAATTATCTGCACTTACTGCCCTTTCGCCTATTGATGGCCGTTATGGAGAAAAAACAACACAATTACGTACCATTTTTAGTGAATATGGTTTATTAAAATACCGCGTTCAAGTTGAAGTCCGTTGGTTACAAAAATTAGCATCTCAAGAAAATATTCCTGAAGTTCCAGCATTAAGCCAATTGGCAACTGAACATCTTAATCAAATCATTGAAAATTTTAATGAGCAAGATGCTCAGCGAATTAAAGAGATTGAAAGAACTACCAATCATGATGTGAAAGCGGTTGAATATTTTTTAAAAGAAAAAGTCAGTAGTAACGAAGAACTGCATGCTATCAATGAATTTATCCATTTTGCATGCACTTCCGAAGATATTAACAATTTATCGCACGCTTTAATGCTAAAAACCGCCAGAGAAACGGTGTTACTACCCTATTGGCAACAGCTTATTGATAAAATCACTTCGCAAGCAAAAGAGTATCGAGATTTACCATTACTTTCCAGAACGCATGGGCAACCAGCAACTCCATCTACAATCGGTAAAGAGTTTGCCAATGTTGCTTATCGTCTGCAACGTCAATTTAAACAACTCCAATCGGTTGAGATTTTAGGTAAAATTAATGGTGCAACTGGCAATTACAATGCACATATGGTCGCTTACCCACAAGTTGACTGGCATAAATTGAGTGAAGAATTTGTTTGCTCATTAGGGTTAGAATGGAATCCTTATACTACTCAAATTGAACCACATGATTATATTGCTGAGTTTTTTGATTGTATTGCCCGCTTCAATACCATTGTAATTGATTTCGATCGTGATGTATGGGGCTATATTTCATTAAATCATTTTAAACAAAAAACCGTTGCTGGTGAAATTGGTTCATCAACAATGCCACATAAAGTCAATCCAATAGATTTTGAAAATTCAGAAGGCAATTTAGGTCTTGCTAACGCGATCATGAACCATTTAGGTAGTAAATTACCTATTTCTCGTTGGCAACGTGATCTTACCGATTCAACTGTTTTACGCAATTTAGGTGTTGGTATTGGTTATGCAGTTATTGCTTATCAATCAACGTTAAAAGGATTAAGCAAACTTGAAGTAAATCAAAGTTATTTGCTTGAAGAACTTAATCGTAATTGGGAAGTGCTAGCCGAGCCAATACAAACTGTTATGCGCCGTTATGGAATTGAAAAACCATACGAAAAATTAAAAGAGCTAACTCGTGGCAAACGTGTCGATGCCCAAGGTATGCAACTATTTATTGAATCGTTGGATTTACCTGAGGAAGAAAAAGCACGTTTAAAACAGTTAACACCTGCTAATTATATTGGTTTTGCAGCCAGTTTTGTCGATAAGCTATAAAATTCAATAATTATTACGTATAACAACAACTTTGCTAAGGATTGATTATCAATAATCATCCTTAGTTCTATAAAAATAACAGAGTTAACCAAACCAAAAGCCTCATTTATAAAATTAGGAAAATGAATTGAAGATTCGTATTGCAACAAGGAAAAGCCCATTAGCGTTATGGCAAGCTAATTTCGTTAAACAAAATCTATTATTAGCACATAAAGATTTAAAGGTTGAACTTATTCCAATGGTGACTCAAGGTGATATTATACTTGATAGTCCATTATCAAAAATTGGTGGAAAAGGTCTTTTTGTTAAACAGTTAGAACAAGCAATATTAAATAATGAAGCAGATATTGCGGTTCACTCAATCAAAGACATTCCTGCCCAGTTTCCAGAAGGCTTGATGCTAGCAACAATCTGCCAAAGAGATGAGGTTCGAGATGCCTTTGTTGCTAATAAATATACCTCTCTAAATGATTTACCTGAAGGTGCGATTGTTGGTACATCAAGTTTACGGCGCCAATGTCAGTTGCGCAGTCATTTTCCTCATTTAATAATTAAAGATCTTCGTGGTAATGTAGGCACACGTCTCAATAAATTGGATGATAGGCAATATGATGCCATAATTCTGGCGTCAGTCGGTTTAAAACGTTTATCTTTAGAACACAGAATTACTCAATACATAGATACAGATTTAATGTTGCCCGCTGTTGGACAAGGCGCGATTGGCATTGAAAGTCGCACTGACGATAAACAAATATTGGACATTATTTCAGTTCTTGATGACAAAAAAAGTCGAGCTTGTATCCAAGCCGAAAGAGCAATGAATAACGCTTTACAAGGTGGATGCCAAGTACCCATTGCCGGTTATTGCGGTCTGAATAATGATCAATTAATGTTACAAGGTTTAGTGGGTCGTGTTGACGGTTCAAAAATAATTAAACAGCAGATAACGGGTTGTATAAACGAAGCTGAATCATTAGGTGAAGAACTTGCTCAACAGTTATTAAATCAAGGTGCAGATTTAATTTTAACGGAATTATTAGACGCATGATTTTTGTAACCAGGCCCTCTCCCGAAGGTGAAAAACTAACTGAGTTATTAAACAAAATTGATCGACCTGCACAACATTTGCCATTTTTTAAAATTTCACAAGGCCGTGATATTTTACAGTTACAACATCACTTAAACCAGCTATTACCCAATGATATCGTGATAGTGGTTTCCCCCCAAGTAACTCATGCCATTAATCACTATTCTACCAATTTGACCTTGCCCAAAAACATTAGTTATTTTGCAATAGGCAAAAAATCCGCACAATTATTTAAGCAATTCACCGAAGTTGAAGTTAATTATCCTGATAGAGAAGACAGTGAAGGATTATTAGTATTACTTCAACAACAATCAGTAAAACAACGAAATATTTTAATCTTATGTGGTAATTCAGGTCGCCCCTTACTGTCACAAACCTTAATGAATCGCCAAGCCAAAGTAAAATTAATTGAGTGTTATACTCGCATTCCTATAATCTACCAACCTGATATCTTATCTGAGCATATCTCACAACAACTCATTATTATTACCAGTATTGAACACCTCAACCAACTTGAATCCTATAGCAGTGATGAACACAAAAAGCAAAGTTATTTACTGGTAACCAGCCAAAGAATTTTTACAAAAGCTAAAGAGTTAACATGGCAAAATGTGTTATTGGTAAAAAGTGCGGATAATCAAACTATCTTTAATGCTGTAAAACAACACTTCCCTGCCTCGTTATAATAAACCTAATAGAATTGAAAAATGCTTATCGCTTAAATGGCAAGGATAATTATTTTTAAAAAAATTTTGTCGAATAAAATTTTAATTTATTGAAAGTAATAGCAAAGCAAGGCTAAAAAAAGTTATTATGGTCGTTTACTAATTCAAATAGCAAATTTTATTTAAAACTATAATGACTCTATGTCATAATATTGTTAATTATATCAACGCTAAATGAGGTCAATTATGCCATTACGATATTATGGTGCCAATGCTACACTTTCTACCATCAGCACCTCTTCATTTAGCCAATCTTCCACTATCACCACTTTAGATAAAGCGAACAAGACTATGAAAGAAGATAAAAAAACATCAACAACCGCCCAATCTAGTCCTACAGTTGAAAAAAAAGTTGCATCATCTAATAATGTCAATAAAGCACCTGTATCAAAACTATCCCTTTTAGCTATTGCGCTAACACTTGGTCTTGGAGGTTTTGTTTTTTATCACGGTCATACACAAGTTGAAAACCAAAAAAAGACGATTGCTAGTTTACAAACTGAATTAGCTGATTTAAAGCAAACCACCAAAGATAGTATTATTCATGATTTACAAAATAATATTACAGAAGCGGTAAATAGACAGAATCAACAGTTAGCAACATTAGAACAGCGAGTTGATGATCAATTGAATGAACAACAAAAAGCACAACAACAATTAACCAATCAGATCAATGATGCATTAAAACTCAATGAGCAAAATATTTATAACCTTAATGAACGCTTATCGTCCATGTCGGCAGCAAATTACAACGTCTGGTTAATTTCTCAAGCTAATTATTTAGTGCATTTAGCTGGCAGAAAAATATGGAATGAGCAAGATTATGCGACCGCTCGGTTATTGTTAAAAAATGCTGATGCAAGTCTTGCACAAACAAATGATCCAAGTTTAATACCGGCAAGACAAGCAATTACTGAAGATATTAATTCACTGTCTCAGGTAAGTTTTATTGATTATGATGGCATTATCATGAATTTAATTGGACTTTCAGAATCCCTGAATGAATTACCTTTAGTTGGTAACTATAAGCAAATAGATTTAGGTATGACACAACATGATGATGCAGTTGCCTCAAATCATACAGAATCGTCAAATACTGATACAACCAGTGCGCAAGGCATAAATTCAGGAGTTGATTCTGATAAGACTCATAATGATAAGCAAAGTATTACTACGTCAATTTCAGATTGGTCAAGTAATTTACTGACTAACACGAAAAACTTTATGGCTAAATTCATTACCATCGAAAACCTCGATGAAAAAGAAAATAATTTTAAAACCTGCCTATCTAAAGCAGGCTTGGATGAAAAACAGATGCTTAGATGCCAAATTTTTAAAGAACCATTGACTTTAGAACAATCACTTTATCTGCGAGAAAATATTCGTTTTCGTCTTTTAATAGCAGCTCAAGCAGTACCTCGACATCACGATTTAATCTATCAAAGAGCTCTTAGTGATGCTTTACTTTGGGTTAATGCTTATTTTGATAATAACGCACCAACGGTTAAAGCTTTCGTAGATGACCTTGATGATTTACTCAGCCAATCAATTAGCGACCAATCTGTACCTAATAAACTAGAAAGTATCAGTGAGTTAGAAAAATTGATGCAAACTCGTGTTCATTCAATGTTGGCAAACTAGGAGAATAATGATGCTTAAAATATTAATTATTTTCTTAGCGCTAGTGGGTGGATTTTTTCTAGGGCCATTATTACAAGGTCACCAAGGCTCCGCAGTTTTTGAGGTCGCCAATTATAAAATCAGTATGTCATTTATATCCTTTGTGATCTTAGAATTACTGGGTTTACTTTGTTTATACATTTGCTATTGGCTATTTGAGAAAATCTTTAATTCCAAAACAATGTTGGGCAACTGGTTGCGCTCAAAATCACCTAGAAAATCAGCTAAACGACTTGAGCAAGCACAGCTTTCATTACTTGAAGGTGATTATAAACAAGCCAGTAAATTTTTTATGAAGAGTGCTAAAGCGTCAACCAATACAGCGTTATCGTTCTTACTTGCTGCACAGACGCAAATCGACAATGATGAAGTAATTCCAGCTAATCAATCACTAGAACAAGCAGCTAAACATTGTCAGCCGAATGAATTATTTGCTTTTCAATTAGTGCAAGTACGTTTACAAATTAAAAACCGTGAATATGATGCAGCACGAGTAACAATTGAGAGTTTATTAAATGAGAAACCTCGTAATCCAGAAGTGCTAAGGCTTGCTGATCAAATCTATTATGATACACAAGATTATCAAGCAATCATTGACCTCATGCCTGCTATGTATAAAGCAGAAGCGTTTAGTGAGTCGCAATTAGACCAATTTAAACAAGTTGCCTATGTCAGTCGTATCAAGCAATTATCAACCGATAGTGATCCATTAGCCTTAATAAAATGGTGGAATTCACAACCCAAAGCGATTGTTAATAATGTTGCCTATAAAAGAGCGATGGCAAATTATCTTAATCAATTAGGTCAAACAGCTGAAGCGGATAAAATTCTTAATTCAATTACCAAATTAGAACCGAAAGAAAGAACATAAAAAACAGGGCGTTTGCCCTGTCTTTTTTTGTGCCTGTTTATTTAAACCAAGAAATACCGAATGACCGCCATAGAGCACATACCAACAACGACAATCCACATTAAATTTTTAGTCAAAATGGCAATCAATGTAGTTGGTATAGCCGCTAAACAATACTCAATGTTAAAGTTAGGAAATTCGCCTTTTTTAACAATAAAAAGATTTTGCACAAAAAGAGCCGTTAAAATACATAAAGGCACATAAGATAAGAATCGGATGACAATTTCAGGCAATTGTACTTTTCGTACCAATAAAAATGGAATTATTCTCGGCAACCAAGTAACAAGTCCACACCCTAAAATAATCAATAAACTGTATGTGGTCATGCTTTACGCTCCATTGCAACGCCCATAAAACAACCTGCGAATGTGCTGATAAGTATTGCCATTTCAGAAGAAATAAATCGTAATAGCAGTACCAATAAAGCACTAACCGTTAACATCGCAATAAGTCTGTTTGTTAACCTTTTGGTTTTATCACCAATTAACTGTAAATACAAAAGTCCGATAAACATAGCAACTAAAGCGTAATCTAACCCAAATTTTGTTGGATCGGGTAACCACTCACCAATTAAAGCGCCAATGAAACAGGAAAAAATCCAAGTAATGTAAGCGGTTAAATTTAGTCCATGCATCCATGCAGCATTAATAGGCTGTTTATTAGCGATAGCATTCATTGCCACAGCAAAACTCTCATCTGTTAATAAGCTACCAATCCCAATATTGTTAAGTAATGAGTATTTTCGAAAAGTCGGTGCGGTTGCCATACTCATTAAAAAATGGCGAGAATTGACTAAAAAAACGGTAAAAATAATAGCTGAAATAGGTGTGGCAACTAACATTAATCCTGAAACAATAAATTGTGAAGCTCCAGCATAAATAATAACGGCCAATAAAGTGATTTCTAATACAGATAGATGTGCAGATTTGCCAACAACACCAGCAGCAATACCGATACCAATATAACCTAATAAAGTTGGGATACAAGCGTAAACACCATCTTTAAATGTTAATGACATGTTCTTTCCTTAATATAATAACTTTACCACTAATGAATAATTATAATTTTTTGTAAAAAAGTTTGAGGTTAAGCATACGTTTCAGTATATTTTTTTAATTAATTTTAACTTAGCATAAACTTATACCAACTAAATAGCCTGCTTAATAATATGAGACAAACTATCGTTAAAGTTTGTTATAATATCGCCAAACCCGTCTTTATGACAATAAAATAACTTAATATAAATTAAAGTGGCAATCAAATATATGTATACTGGAACGCTATTTATTATCTCAGCACCAAGTGGTGCAGGTAAATCAAGTTTAATACGAGCTTACCTAGAGCAAAAGGATCATCATCCTGCTAAAGTTTCTATTTCGCATACCACGCGTAATCCAAGACCAGGTGAATTACATGGCACACATTACTATTTTGTCGATCATAAACATTTTGAGTCATTAATTGATGAACAAGCTTTTGTAGAGTACGCTCATGTGTTTGAAAACTATTATGGAACATCTAAAGCTGAGATTGAACAAAGTTTGTCACAAAGTATTAATGTATTTTTGGATATTGATTGGCAAGGAGCACAACAAGTAAGGGAAAAAATGCCACAAGCAAAAAGCATTTTCATTTTACCGCCATCATTCAAAGAGCTTGAAAATCGCCTAATTAAACGTGGTCAAGATGATGCAACTGTTATTAATAAAAGAATGCAAAAAGCCCAAGCAGAAATTTCACATTATAATGAATATGATTACATTATCATTAATGATGATTTTGAATGTTCTTTAAATGCATTAAATTCTATTATCAATGCAGCCAGTTTAGAGCAACCCAAACAAGCCTTAGCCAATCAACAATTACTCAAGGAATTGCTTGTGAATAATTAGTTATCGATCTGCACTAAATCACTAAATTAAGTTAGATAATTATTTGCATTAATTATTAGAGTGTTGCAGAGGATTCACAACAGTAATTTTACAAAACTATAAACCTTAGTTGATGTAAAAAAATTGATGTAAAAAATTAGTCGATCGCCGATATGAATCGGCGATTTTATGAGTAAATAAAATTAGTTACCTAATGCTTTATCCGCCTGATCATTTTGGATGAGTTCAATTTTATAACCATCTGGATCTTCAATAAAAGCGATGATCGT
The sequence above is drawn from the Gilliamella apicola genome and encodes:
- the purB gene encoding adenylosuccinate lyase, whose amino-acid sequence is MELSALTALSPIDGRYGEKTTQLRTIFSEYGLLKYRVQVEVRWLQKLASQENIPEVPALSQLATEHLNQIIENFNEQDAQRIKEIERTTNHDVKAVEYFLKEKVSSNEELHAINEFIHFACTSEDINNLSHALMLKTARETVLLPYWQQLIDKITSQAKEYRDLPLLSRTHGQPATPSTIGKEFANVAYRLQRQFKQLQSVEILGKINGATGNYNAHMVAYPQVDWHKLSEEFVCSLGLEWNPYTTQIEPHDYIAEFFDCIARFNTIVIDFDRDVWGYISLNHFKQKTVAGEIGSSTMPHKVNPIDFENSEGNLGLANAIMNHLGSKLPISRWQRDLTDSTVLRNLGVGIGYAVIAYQSTLKGLSKLEVNQSYLLEELNRNWEVLAEPIQTVMRRYGIEKPYEKLKELTRGKRVDAQGMQLFIESLDLPEEEKARLKQLTPANYIGFAASFVDKL
- the hemC gene encoding hydroxymethylbilane synthase, whose amino-acid sequence is MKIRIATRKSPLALWQANFVKQNLLLAHKDLKVELIPMVTQGDIILDSPLSKIGGKGLFVKQLEQAILNNEADIAVHSIKDIPAQFPEGLMLATICQRDEVRDAFVANKYTSLNDLPEGAIVGTSSLRRQCQLRSHFPHLIIKDLRGNVGTRLNKLDDRQYDAIILASVGLKRLSLEHRITQYIDTDLMLPAVGQGAIGIESRTDDKQILDIISVLDDKKSRACIQAERAMNNALQGGCQVPIAGYCGLNNDQLMLQGLVGRVDGSKIIKQQITGCINEAESLGEELAQQLLNQGADLILTELLDA
- a CDS encoding uroporphyrinogen-III synthase is translated as MIFVTRPSPEGEKLTELLNKIDRPAQHLPFFKISQGRDILQLQHHLNQLLPNDIVIVVSPQVTHAINHYSTNLTLPKNISYFAIGKKSAQLFKQFTEVEVNYPDREDSEGLLVLLQQQSVKQRNILILCGNSGRPLLSQTLMNRQAKVKLIECYTRIPIIYQPDILSEHISQQLIIITSIEHLNQLESYSSDEHKKQSYLLVTSQRIFTKAKELTWQNVLLVKSADNQTIFNAVKQHFPASL
- a CDS encoding uroporphyrinogen-III C-methyltransferase, whose translation is MPLRYYGANATLSTISTSSFSQSSTITTLDKANKTMKEDKKTSTTAQSSPTVEKKVASSNNVNKAPVSKLSLLAIALTLGLGGFVFYHGHTQVENQKKTIASLQTELADLKQTTKDSIIHDLQNNITEAVNRQNQQLATLEQRVDDQLNEQQKAQQQLTNQINDALKLNEQNIYNLNERLSSMSAANYNVWLISQANYLVHLAGRKIWNEQDYATARLLLKNADASLAQTNDPSLIPARQAITEDINSLSQVSFIDYDGIIMNLIGLSESLNELPLVGNYKQIDLGMTQHDDAVASNHTESSNTDTTSAQGINSGVDSDKTHNDKQSITTSISDWSSNLLTNTKNFMAKFITIENLDEKENNFKTCLSKAGLDEKQMLRCQIFKEPLTLEQSLYLRENIRFRLLIAAQAVPRHHDLIYQRALSDALLWVNAYFDNNAPTVKAFVDDLDDLLSQSISDQSVPNKLESISELEKLMQTRVHSMLAN
- a CDS encoding heme biosynthesis HemY N-terminal domain-containing protein, whose protein sequence is MLKILIIFLALVGGFFLGPLLQGHQGSAVFEVANYKISMSFISFVILELLGLLCLYICYWLFEKIFNSKTMLGNWLRSKSPRKSAKRLEQAQLSLLEGDYKQASKFFMKSAKASTNTALSFLLAAQTQIDNDEVIPANQSLEQAAKHCQPNELFAFQLVQVRLQIKNREYDAARVTIESLLNEKPRNPEVLRLADQIYYDTQDYQAIIDLMPAMYKAEAFSESQLDQFKQVAYVSRIKQLSTDSDPLALIKWWNSQPKAIVNNVAYKRAMANYLNQLGQTAEADKILNSITKLEPKERT
- a CDS encoding AzlD domain-containing protein, with the translated sequence MTTYSLLIILGCGLVTWLPRIIPFLLVRKVQLPEIVIRFLSYVPLCILTALFVQNLFIVKKGEFPNFNIEYCLAAIPTTLIAILTKNLMWIVVVGMCSMAVIRYFLV